The Salvia splendens isolate huo1 chromosome 21, SspV2, whole genome shotgun sequence genome includes a window with the following:
- the LOC121783690 gene encoding copper methylamine oxidase-like — MATAPKEATLTPPSYCAGAPPAAGAGDSAALVRRESVSATDWTVPPAAEDQKKKPAAAPALIRTEPSSNAAAKGVQVMTRAQTKHPLDPLSATEISVAVATVRAAGATPEVRDSMRFVEVVLLEPEKYVVALADAYFFPPFQPSLLARTKGGPAIPSKLPPRRARLVVYNKKSNETSLWIVELTEVHATTRGGHHRGKVVSSEIVPDVQPPMDATEYAECEAIVKDYPPFIEAMKKRGIHDMDLVMVDPWCVGYHSEADAPSRRLAKPLVFCRTESDCPLENGYARPVEGIHVLVDMQNMVVIEFEDRKLVPLPPADPLRNYTPGETRGGVDRSDVKSLQIVQPEGPSFRINGNYVEWQKWNFRIGFTPREGLVIHSVAYVDGSRGRRPIAHRLSFVEMVVPYGDPNDPHYRKNAFDAGEDGLGKNAHSLKKGCDCLGYIKYFDAHFTNFTGGVETIENCVCVHEEDHGVLWKHQDWRTGMAEVRRSRRLTVSFFCTVANYEYGFYWHLYQDGKIEAEVKLTGILSLGALQPGEFRKYGTTIAPGLYAPVHQHFFVSRMDMAVDCKPGEAHNQVVEVNVRVEEPGKDNVHNNAFYAEETVLRSELEAMRDCDPLSGRHWIIRNTRTVNRTGKLTGYKLVPGSNCLPLAGPEAKFLRRAAFLKHNLWVTQYARGEDFPGGEFPNQNPRAGEGLASWVKQNRPLEENDIVLWYIFGITHVPRLEDWPVMPVEHIGFVLQPHGFFNCSPAVDVPPSAWEMDPKENDVKENGVAKASSPILISKI, encoded by the exons ATGGCCACAGCTCCGAAAGAGGCGACGCTTACTCCTCCGAGCTACTGCGCCGGCGCTCCTCCAGCTGCCGGCGCCGGCGATTCGGCCGCCCTAGTCCGTCGCGAGTCGGTCTCCGCCACGGATTGGACAGTGCCTCCCGCCGCTGAGGatcagaagaagaagccggcggCGGCCCCGGCCTTGATTAGAACTGAGCCTTCTTCCAATGCCGCAGCGAAAG GGGTCCAAGTCATGACAAGGGCTCAAACAAAACATCCTTTAGATCCCTTATCTGCTACTGAAATCTCTGTGGCTGTGGCAACTGTCAGAGCAGCTGGGGCCACCCCTGAG GTCAGAGATAGCATGAGGTTTGTTGAAGTTGTTCTGTTGGAACCAGAAAAGTATGTTGTTGCACTTGCAGATGCTTATTTCTTTCCTCCTTTCCAACCATCATTGTTGGCTAGAACCAAAGGAGGGCCTGCAATACCTAGTAAGCTCCCACCAAGGAGAGCCAGATTAGTTGTCTACAATAAGAAGTCCAATGAGACTAGTTTGTGGATCGTTGAGTTGACAGAAGTGCATGCAACTACTCGAGGTGGACATCATCGAGGAAAAGTTGTATCCTCTGAAATTGTTCCAGATGTTCAGCCACCAATG GATGCTACAGAATATGCAGAATGTGAAGCTATTGTTAAAGATTACCCTCCTTTTATAGAAGCAATGAAGAAGAGGGGGATTCATGACATGGACCTTGTCATGGTTGACCCATG GTGTGTTGGATACCACAGCGAGGCTGATGCTCCTAGTCGTAGACTTGCAAAACCACTTGTGTTTTGCCGGACAGAGAGTGACTGCCCACTGGAAAATGGTTATGCGCGTCCTGTAGAAGGAATTCACGTTCTTGTTGATATGCAAAATATGGTGGTAATCGAGTTTGAAGATCGCAAGCTTGTTCCTTTGCCCCCGGCTGATCCTCTGAGAAATTATACTCCTGGTGAAACAAGGGGAGGAGTAGATAGAAGTGATGTGAAATCTCTTCAAATTGTTCAGCCTGAAGGTCCAAGTTTTCGCATCAATGGGAATTACGTAGAATGGCAGAag TGGAACTTTCGCATTGGTTTCACTCCAAGGGAGGGTCTGGTCATTCATTCTGTTGCCTATGTTGATGGTAGCCGGGGAAGGAGACCTATAGCGCATAGGTTGAGTTTTGTGGAGATGGTTGTGCCCTATGGTGATCCTAATGACCCTCATTACAGGAAAAACGCATTTGATGCAGGGGAAGATGGTCTGGGCAAGAATGCCCATTCTCTGAAGAAG GGATGTGATTGCTTGGGATATATAAAGTACTTTGATGCTCATTTTACAAACTTTACCGGAGGAGTTGAGACAATTGAAAACTGTGTATGCGTGCATGAAGAGGATCATGGAGTCCTATGGAAGCATCAAGATTGGAGAACTGGCATGGCTGAAGTCCGAAGATCAAGGCGTCTTACTGTTTCTTTTTTCTGCACTGTGGCTAACTATGAGTATGGATTTTATTGGCACCTTTACCAG GATGGGAAGATTGAAGCTGAAGTTAAACTTACTGGGATCCTCAGTTTAGGGGCTCTGCAGCCCGGTGAATTTAGAAAATATGGTACAACCATTGCTCCTGGATTATATGCTCCTGTTCATCAGCATTTCTTTGTTTCTCGTATGGATATGGCTGTTGACTGTAAACCTGGGGAAGCACACAATCAG GTTGTTGAAGTGAATGTCAGAGTTGAAGAACCTGGAAAGGACAATGTTCACAATAATGCATTCTATGCTGAGGAAACTGTCCTTAGATCCGAATTAGAGGCAATGCGTGATTGTGATCCCTTATCTGGCCGCCACTGGATT ATAAGGAACACAAGAACTGTGAATCGGACTGGAAAACTGACAGGCTACAAACTGGTGCCTGGTTCAAATTGTCTTCCACTGGCTGGACCCGAGGCTAAATTTCTGAGAAGAGCTGCATTTTTGAAGCATAATCTGTGGGTTACACAATATGCGCGTGGAGAGGATTTCCCTGGAGGAGAGTTTCCCAACCAAAATCCACGTGCCGGTGAAGGATTGGCTTCATGGGTGAAGCAGAATCGGCCTTTGGAGGAAAATGATATCGTTCTCTG GTACATCTTTGGCATCACGCATGTTCCTCGACTGGAAGACTGGCCTGTTATGCCCGTGGAGCACATTGGTTTCGTGCTTCAG CCGCACGGATTCTTCAATTGTTCTCCTGCAGTGGATGTGCCACCCAGTGCCTGGGAGATGGATCCAAAAGAGAACGATGTCAAAGAAAACGGCGTTGCTAAGGCAAGTTCACCTATTCTCATTTCAAAGATTTGA